In Synechococcus sp. KORDI-52, one genomic interval encodes:
- a CDS encoding DNA polymerase III subunit delta', which translates to MSALFEDLIGQPLAVDLLSAALAQERVAPAYLCAGPEGVGRQLAAVRFLEGLLANGQPSARERRRLLERNHPDLLWVEPTYQHQGRLLTRAEAEAAGLSRRTPPQLRLEQIRDIGRCLARQPVEAKRGMVVIEAAEAMAEAASNALLKTLEEPGHGVLILLTSAPERLLSTIRSRCQLIRFLRLNQEAMAQVLERTGAMAQDAPELLALAAGSPGALIHHRRSLAGLPEELVQRLDALPANPMEALALARDLCEALDGEQQLWLIGWWQHRLWSSGSSAAILKRLDTLRGQLLSFVQPRLAWEVALLDLTPSVS; encoded by the coding sequence TTGAGCGCGCTGTTCGAGGATCTGATCGGCCAGCCCCTCGCCGTTGATCTGCTGTCTGCAGCCCTGGCCCAGGAACGCGTGGCTCCTGCCTACCTCTGTGCCGGTCCTGAAGGGGTGGGGCGTCAGTTGGCGGCGGTGCGTTTTCTGGAGGGGCTGCTGGCCAATGGCCAGCCCTCTGCAAGGGAGCGTCGACGCCTGCTGGAGCGCAATCACCCTGATCTGCTTTGGGTGGAACCCACCTATCAACACCAGGGCCGTTTACTGACCCGCGCCGAAGCCGAGGCAGCGGGGCTTAGCCGCCGCACTCCGCCCCAGTTGCGCTTGGAGCAGATCCGCGACATTGGCCGTTGTCTCGCCCGGCAGCCGGTGGAGGCGAAGCGCGGCATGGTCGTGATTGAGGCTGCCGAGGCGATGGCGGAGGCAGCGTCCAACGCCCTGCTGAAAACGCTGGAGGAACCTGGACATGGGGTGTTGATTTTGTTGACGTCAGCCCCCGAGCGGCTGCTCAGCACGATTCGGTCCCGGTGTCAGTTGATCCGGTTCCTCCGGCTCAACCAAGAGGCCATGGCACAGGTGCTCGAGCGCACCGGTGCCATGGCTCAGGATGCCCCCGAACTTCTGGCCCTGGCCGCCGGGTCTCCAGGCGCTCTAATCCACCATCGCCGCAGCCTGGCTGGTCTTCCTGAAGAGTTGGTTCAGCGCCTCGATGCCCTTCCTGCCAACCCCATGGAGGCGCTGGCGTTGGCACGCGATCTCTGCGAAGCCCTCGACGGCGAGCAGCAGCTGTGGTTGATCGGCTGGTGGCAGCACCGGCTCTGGAGTTCCGGCAGTTCCGCAGCAATTCTCAAGCGCCTGGACACGCTGCGGGGCCAGCTGCTTTCGTTCGTTCAGCCGCGATTGGCCTGGGAGGTGGCGCTGCTCGACCTCACACCATCCGTCTCCTAG
- a CDS encoding response regulator transcription factor, which produces MKPCILLIEDDQDMRDLVSGHLEHSGFDVQRADDGIKGQALALQYTPDLILLDLMLPKVDGLTLCQRLRRDDRTAAIPILMLTALGGTKDKVSGFNSGADDYLTKPFDLEELQARVKALLRRSDRAPVGSTNHNEILSYGPLTLVPERFEAIWFDQPVRLTHLEFELLHCLLQRHGQTVAPSLILKEVWGYEPDDDIETIRVHVRHLRTKLEPDPRKPRFIKTVYGAGYCLELPTSAQMDGLEDVVAMAREERKQQGDRASA; this is translated from the coding sequence ATGAAGCCCTGCATCCTGCTAATCGAAGATGACCAGGACATGCGCGACCTGGTGAGTGGTCACCTAGAGCACAGCGGCTTCGACGTGCAGCGCGCTGACGACGGCATCAAAGGTCAGGCCCTCGCCCTGCAATACACCCCGGATCTGATCCTGCTCGATCTGATGCTGCCCAAGGTGGACGGTCTCACCTTGTGTCAACGCCTGCGGCGCGACGACCGCACAGCGGCCATTCCAATCCTGATGCTCACCGCTCTGGGAGGTACCAAAGACAAAGTGAGCGGTTTCAACTCTGGAGCCGATGATTACCTGACCAAGCCCTTCGATCTGGAGGAGCTCCAGGCGCGGGTCAAGGCTCTGCTGCGACGCAGCGACCGTGCCCCTGTTGGATCCACGAATCACAACGAAATCCTCAGTTACGGCCCCCTCACGCTGGTGCCCGAGCGCTTTGAGGCCATCTGGTTCGACCAACCGGTACGACTCACCCACCTTGAGTTCGAACTGCTCCATTGCCTGCTGCAGCGTCATGGTCAGACCGTGGCGCCCTCGTTGATCCTCAAAGAGGTGTGGGGCTACGAGCCCGATGACGACATCGAGACCATTCGCGTGCACGTCAGGCACCTGCGCACCAAGCTGGAACCCGATCCCCGCAAGCCGCGCTTCATCAAAACGGTGTACGGAGCGGGCTATTGCCTCGAACTGCCCACCAGCGCCCAGATGGATGGCCTTGAAGACGTGGTGGCCATGGCCCGCGAAGAACGCAAGCAACAAGGCGATCGCGCCTCGGCATGA